The DNA region CTTGCTGTTTTGGTTTGGTTAATATAATACAATCGGCGATAGAGAAATCAGGTAAAGCAATACCTTTTAAAGAAGCTGTCATAAGTATAAGCGGAGAGAGGCTAAGATGATGCTTGGGTGTCCTGGTTCAGGGCCGTTCAAGCAGCCAAAGCCCGAAGACCTAAAGTGTTCCAGGTGTAATGCTGAAATTGAGATCTGGAGCGATGAAGCCAAGGCTAAATGCCCGTCTTGCGGAAATATTGTATTACGCAAATTTTCCGGAAACACATGCCTTGACTGGTGTAAAGAAGCCCGTTTCTGCGTCGGAGATAAAGTTTATAAAAATTATATTCAGGGCAAGGCAGCATCCTTAAAACAGGGGATAGTCGAAGAGATGGAGCGTTATTTCGGAGATGATACAAAGAGGATAAGGCACGCAAGGAATGTTATGGGATTTGCTGAAATGATCCTCAAGGAACATAAAGCAGATTGGCATATCGTTATACCCGCTAGCCTATTGCATGATATAGGGATTAAGCGGGCTCAGGAGAAATACGGCTCAACCTCGGGGCATTACCAGGAGATAGAAGGGCCTGCAATCGCAGAGGCCATACTTAATAAATTGGGGGTCAAAAAAAGCGATATTGATGAAATTTGCCAGATTATTGCACATCATCATTCCCCGGGCATAGTTAATACTGAGAATTTTAAAGTCTTATATGATGCTGATTGGCTGGTAAATTTAAAAGACGAGTATGATATTAAAGACAGGCAAAAACTGATCCGGATTATCGATAGGGTATTTCTGACGGAAACAGGCAAAAGGTTAGCCAACGATACTTACGTTAACTTAAAAAGGAGTAATCTATGAAAGAAAAAGTTTTAGATGTTTTGACAAAAATCCGGCCTATGCTTCAGGCTGACGGAGGGGATGTGGAGTTGGTTGAGGTTACGCCGGAAAATGTCGTTAAGGTCAGGCTTAAAGGTGCATGCGGAAGCTGTCCCATGAGCCAGATGACTTTAAAAATGGGGGTTGAGAGGCTGTTAAAAAAGGAAATCCCTGAGATTAAAGAAGTAGTGGCGGTATAGTAAATTTATCCCAGGCGGTTAGTTAGCCGTATTAAATAAATAGTGTTTTTAAATAACCTTCCATGAACCACGAACTATGAACTATGAA from Candidatus Omnitrophota bacterium includes:
- a CDS encoding HD domain-containing protein, which gives rise to MMLGCPGSGPFKQPKPEDLKCSRCNAEIEIWSDEAKAKCPSCGNIVLRKFSGNTCLDWCKEARFCVGDKVYKNYIQGKAASLKQGIVEEMERYFGDDTKRIRHARNVMGFAEMILKEHKADWHIVIPASLLHDIGIKRAQEKYGSTSGHYQEIEGPAIAEAILNKLGVKKSDIDEICQIIAHHHSPGIVNTENFKVLYDADWLVNLKDEYDIKDRQKLIRIIDRVFLTETGKRLANDTYVNLKRSNL
- a CDS encoding NifU family protein: MKEKVLDVLTKIRPMLQADGGDVELVEVTPENVVKVRLKGACGSCPMSQMTLKMGVERLLKKEIPEIKEVVAV